tatgaaggaaaagaaattattcattaaactcaaaatatataagattcAAACATAAGTAACAAaccaaactaaacacttatgagaCTTAGCCTAACATACTCAATCCAACagtcattgtaattaaatagaaagacttaagattcataaaacaaaaaattaaaactccctcaaagttcaaagggctcttcaaggaatgaagaagattgatccTCTTTCTCTACGTCTTCGAAAAGCTTCTCCGATTCTTCCGAGAGTGATCCACGCAAGCTAGTAAGATGTCAAAGATTAATTGAATTACTCCAGAATTTTCTGCCCAGAATAGAAGCCTTGTCTTCCAGAGATTCAGTAGTCGAAGAAGTCCCTCTTCTAATTCACCTCTACTCCTTGTAGAGATTCCCTTTTTTCAGAGTTCTTTCCTCCCCAAATAACTCCTTTAGTTTGTCCCTTTATTGTCCTAAACAAACTAAACTACTCAAATGATAATTATctactaattatataataattatttaaatttttctttttgggccTTAATGAATTAAGCTAGGCCCAAACTTTTAATAGCCCACATGTCTGATTCTAAGCTATGCCCAAACTATTAATAGCCCACGTGTCTGATTCTCAAGCCTTTAATAGCCGCAGTCCAATTAACGCCCATTAGTGCGTTTTAAACTCAAATTCTCCCTTTTTGCATTATTTCCTGAATTTAGACaagaaaaactaaagtgaggtaaaaCATATCTTtataccatattatatatagaaacaaatcattaacgctctaaaatacccttaaatatctatatacaaTTTAGATCGATCAAATACCCCCACACTTGAACttttacttgtcctcaagtaaagAATAacttaagaatcaatcgttgcAAAAATTCAATAAAGCAATTCGTACTCAGCTCCAAAGTACTATTCAAAAAAATCTCACTAATGCAGAAATTAtgcaaatcaaagaaaatttaaatcataagaatttttctaaaaaggtTGTAAACTCAATCATAGTTAGTCAAAAGATTCAAGTATTCATCATTTACACATATTCACAACAAATAGCTTAACTTACTATCaatgaatataattataatgcaTAACCCAAATTATGATAACCTTATTCAAGAAGGAAAACCTTAATGTTCAAATAGCGATCAATAGGCATTTACATTTTTCACTTGCTTTGCAAGctcttttttcttgaattttcttttctttttaccccTTAGATTTACTCGATACTTggggtttctttctttcttgatatGTTATGCCTTTTTACGCAAATACAAACATGGGTAATGAATGCacctggttactcaacaaatcaaaaatcaagatgctttgcatactcataattTCAATTGCCTTTTTACGCGAAAATCAACATTGGTCATGAAGACTCCCTTGCCATCAAAGAACTAAAACTAGCGGAGTAGAATTATTAACTTAGAGCTTTTAACTTACCCATATCATTTCCCACAAACATAGATAaaccataataataacaagggaataataatttaaatcataCACTTCTAATCATACCCATGTCAAATGTTGCCAAACTACTAATCATGTTCTTATGCAAACGATGAACACTTGATCATTTAAGTGCAATCAACTCATGAGTTCACATTCATGTGTgcttataaattaattcaagAACTCAAAGATTTATCATAATAGCATTCTTTCATTGATTCTTTAGTGTagaatagttttaaaattttttacaaaaaaattaatcaaaagctaCTAAATACTTGgcatatataacaaaattactcTAAATCTTCCCCCCACACTTATTTTAGACATTGCCCTCAATGTcttaatcataaaaagaacacataaaagagaaaaagatagaGTACTTCCTTTGGAAATTGGAGTTTCATTAATCACCATTGGCGATAAGTAATCATCATCCCGTATAAACCTTAAACAAGCTTTAGAGAATCATCATTGATAAGAACTAATtagcttaaaataaaatatcataaataaaacagaatttaaaagttattattataaaataaatgcaaCAGAAATCCTAAATAGTTATAAAGCATGAAAATCCTAAGATAGCTAAAAATATCAAAGCAAATGCCCTATGGTAACTAGATAGCTAAATcctaaaacaaacaaaaaaaacttAGTATAAAACTAGAATCAATGATGAGGCGGGGATGATGGTGATGAAAGAGCATCAAAGTCGACGGATTTGAAGTAGCAATCGAGTTTGAATGCTTGTCGACGTTGACTCTTCTCCACATTAGCCAATCGAGAATCAAAGGCATCAAGCCATTGGTTAAGATTGGTGTTCATCGCTTGAAGTTGAGTTAAAACTTGGTGCCAACCTTGATTACCCCATTCTTGCCCTCTACTTTCTTCACTATTCGATTCTTCCTCCATATCATGTCTTGGTGGCTCATCTCTAGCCACACTACTACTACCTCCACTCGATCTGTGCTTAAAAGTAAGAGGACCACCACGATAATTTACCAAATTAGCTCTAATCAATGCATTAGTATCTAAATTGCCCGCGGAGGGTAATGCCTCATATGGAGAAGACTCCGGATTAAAACTACAAAGATACATAGCCAACCTTGTAGCAATATGTCCTAACCCGATACAATTCTTAGGTCTAGCTGGTGTCCTTAGTAAACTTTGCATAATAAAGTATGCCGAAGAAATAGATTTATGGGTATCCAAACACCATAGAATATTTAGTTCTTGCTTCGTCACCTTATTTGTCTCTTTCCTACCAAAGATGCCTCCACAcatgaattttgaaataagcaaataacaatGATCATTGAAGATATTATTTGGCATgttattaatatcatatttgtCTTGACCCATTagttttttccaaaacttacccaaatcaaatttatgaTGTTGCTCACAAATACCTCCTTTCATTAAACCGAAAGCTTGGACAATTGCATCAATAGTAACAGTATAGTTATGCCCAAACAATCTTATCTTAAACTCCTTGTCATTGGAAGGATCACAATGTAGAGTTGTGAAAAACTCTAAAgttaattcattatatgatGGCAATGAGTTAAAGGCAAAATCCTTCCATTCTAATCTATCCAAGAGTATCATCATTCTCTCAAAAATATTCAACTTAACTAGAGAGGAAGCATCCAAGAACTTACATAAAACTTGCTCTCTTGAAGCAAGGCTAAGGAATCGATTGCCCTCTTCATGGGAATAAAGATCAAAAGGAGCTCCATAAGTTGCTTTTACGCTTTGTTCTTCTTCATGAGAGCTTGAGACTATCTCTatcccttttttctttcttgttctcTTCTTTGGGGCCATTATTTACCTATGGGATGAGTAGAATAGGGATTGGTGGGTAAAGATTTtgaagttttgaaagaaaaattgagattttttgtatagagagaaagaaaaatgaggagagagaaaatatgagGTTGTGTTAATGGAGGAAGggagagaaaagaatagagTTCTATGTGAGTGTTAGGGTTTTGGAAATGTGTGTTTttgaattcaaataaaattctttttgtcGTTTTGGTGGGAGATGAATAACTTTTGGAGTCCTAAtgtatttcaaattaaagttaCTCACtcccttttttttaatatttttttctttttctttatctttttttttagggTTTCGCACCCTCCCGCTGGCGGATGCGCTCGCGGCGTGTGCCGCGAACCTCGCGGCCTCGCAGTGCTTGCCTGCCAAGACCTCACGGGAGCATCCGCGGCTCGTGGGTGCTTGGCTGCTGCACAAGACCACggaattttttcaaaaaaacaGAATTATATCTAAtactaatagaaaaaactaagCTAGCAAGGATGACTTGACTAGATTACGACTAAATTCCTAACTAAAGACAAGCATTGCAAGGGATACTCAAATCCTAGCTAATTGAGCTTTATATAATGCACAAAATCTTATAAATACTTGAAGCACAATATCGACTAGTAAATTAAGTGTTACCACATGATGCTCTTTTCTTGTAGTTGATGATCGTGGACGTGCTCGGACGGTTGAATCTCTTGCAGGTTCCTAAAAACAAAGCGagaaaatactttaatttgaaaactaaaatagtaaaaatagaaaatatgtaATATACAAGTGCTAAATTTATTGTCTATAGCTAGACATTGACAAAAGTTATTTCAACTTGGAGGTGCTTCCATGCACTCCACTTCATGTCCATAGGTCATCCTTTCATAGTATGGCTTTAAGCGATGgccattaactttgaattgTTCTTGGGTCTTAATGTTACGTAATTCCACCGCACCATGATTGAAAACCGTTATTACTTCAAAGGGTCCATTCCCTCTGGATCTAAGCTTTCCTGGAAAAAGTTTAAAGCatgagttaaataataatactttcaTTCCAGGGATAAAAGATTTACGAAGTAAACTCTTATCATGTTGCTTCTTAGTTCTTTCTTTGTATAGCTTGGCATTCTCATATGCCTCACTATGTATTTCTTCTAACTCATTTAGATGCAACAAGCGCTCTTCACCTGCTTTAGTTAAGTCCATATTAAACTCCTTAATAGCCCAATATGCTTTATGTTCTAATTCGACTTGTAAATGGCACGTTTTGCCGTATACTAATCTATAAGGACTCATTCCAATCGGTGTTTTATAAGCCGTTTGATATGCCTACAAGGCATTATTCAAGTGCATAGCCCAATCTTTTCTAGATGGGCGCACTGATTTCTCGAGTATTAACTTAATTTGTCTATTGCTCACTTCCACTTGTCCCGatgtttgtgggtgataaggtGTTGCAACTCTATGGGTTACTCCATATTTCTTTAGTAAGACACTAAATGCCTTGTTGCAAAAATGTGTTCCCCTGTCATTAATGATTGCTCTAGGTGTTCCAAAtctactaaaaatattatcttttacgAATTTGCATATTATCTTAGCGTCATTAGTTCGTGTAGCTATTGCTTCTACCCATTTAGACACATAATCAACAGCAACAAGTATATACTCATAACCATGAGAAGGTGGAAATGGCCCTATAAAATCGATACCCCATACATCAAATAGTTCCACCACCAGATTAAAAGTCTGAGGCATTTCAGTTTGTTTGCTTATACTTTCACTTCTTTGGCATTTATCACATTTAGCACAAAATATATGAGCATCTTTAAATAAAGAAGGCCAGAAGAAACCTGATTGCAGAACATTGTAAGCTGTTTTCTTACCACCAAAGTGACCCCCATAATGCATTTTATGGCAGAAGGCCAAAATGCTTTGTTGCTCATCTTCAGGAACACATCTTCTAATCATTTGATCAGAACAAtgtttaaacaaataaagGTCATCCCAATAATAATGCCTACATCCTAATAGAAATCGCTTCTTTTCCTGCCAAGTTAAGTCAGTTCTCATAACACCACATGCCAAATAGTTAACAATGTCAGCATACCATGGCTCATGACTTACTACAAATAATTGTTCATCAGGAAAAATctcattaattacttttttagaaCTAAGgttatcaaaattagaaatcaaccTTGAAAGGTGATTTGCTACTACATTTTcactcctttttttttttatcttttatctcTATATCAAACTCTTGCAATAAGAGCACCCACCTAATAAGCCTTGGTTTAGCATTAGGCTTAGTTAGAAGATATCTCAAAGCTGCATGATCTAAATGAACAATGACTTTAGATCCCACCAAGTAAGATCTAAATTTGTCTAGTGAATATACAACAgctagaaattttttttcagttGTCGAATAGTTTACTTGAGCATCATTAAGAGTTTTGCTAGCATAATATATTACATGTAACCCTTTATCAACTCTTTGGCCCAAGACCGCTCCTATAGCATAATCAGATGCATCACATATGATTTCAAAGGGAAGAGACCAATCAGGTGCCACAATAACCAGTGCACTAGttaatctttctttcaagATGTTAAAAGCAGATAAGCAtgcatcattaaaaataaagttaacatCTTTAGCCAGCAATTCAGTTAAAGGACGagtaattttagaaaagtcTTTAATAAAACGCCTATAAAATCCTGCATGGCCAAGAAAACTTCTAATGCCCTTTACTGAAGTAGGTGGGGGCAATTTggcaattaaatcaatttttgctTGGTCTACTTCAATACCTTTACTAGAAACAACATGTCTTAGCACAATTCCTTGTTTAACCATGAAATGACTCTTTTTCCAACTCAATGTTAAGTTACATTCAATGCATCTCTCAAGTACACGAGTCAGATTACCTAGACATGCATTAAATGATGAACCAAAAACTGAGaaatcatccataaatacctcgaTGCAGTCTTCTAACATGTCAGCGAAAATAGAAAGCATACATCTTCTAAGATGTCACGGAGCGCTGTACGTACCAAAAGGCATCCTTCTAAACGCAAAAGTTCCAAAGGGACATGTGAAAGTTGTCCTTTCTTGATATTCAGGTGCAATGGGTACCTGATAATATCCTGAAAGtccatcaagaaaataataaaattcatgtCCTGCTAAACGGTCTAATatttgatcaataaaaggaagaggaaaatgaTCCTTCTTTGTTGCGGCGTTTAACtttctataatcaatacacatTCTCCACCCCGTTGTCATTCTTGTAGGGACTAACTcccctttttcatttttaataactGTTGTGCCTGACTTTTTAGGCACTACATGAACAGGGCTTACCCAATTACTATCAGCTATAGGGTATATAATACCCTCATATAATAACTTCTGAACTTCCTTTTTTACTACTTCTTTCATATTGGGATTAAGTCGTCGTTGTGTATCTCTAATCGCTTTAGAATTGTCTTCTAAGATAATTTTATGCATACACAATGTTGGACTGATCCCCTTAATATCAGAAATTCCCCACCCAATAGCTTTTTTAAGCCTTTTCAATTCTGTAATGGTTGCCCCTTCCTCTAAAGGAGAAAGATCAGAGGCTATGATCACTGGATATGTATTCTTTTCTCCTAAGAAGACATATTTAAGTGTGTTAGGCAACTCCTTAAGATCAACCTTAGGTGGTTCATCAATAATTTCTGATTTGCTTTCAATGGGTGAATCTAAAGGTTCAATAGTGTTTTCATCAGGTAACACTGGAATATGTTCATCTAACTTATCATGTAAGTCTAAGACTTCTTCATCTAAACATTCTTCATGCTTTTCCAATGTTAATGCAACTTCTAACTTATCATCCTTATCTTGTAAATATGTttcataaacaaaataatccatGCAATCAATATATgaacattcatcaattgaagtacTAGGAGATATagttagagaatcaaacactttaaattctaAGGCCTCCCAAGACCGCTATAGTCGACTTCCCATTGTGCACGTCAATAAGTGTCTTGGTAGTTGCCATGAAAGGTCTACCAAGAAGTATTGTTTGCTCCTTATCCCTTGCTGATGTACCTTCCATGTCTAGAACCACAAAGTCAACAGGGATTATCAGTTTTCCTACCTGAATCAGCAAGTCCTCCATTATGCCTCTTGGATATTTAATTGACATATCAACTAGTTGTAGAGACATGGTGGTTGGCTTCGATTCTCCTAAGCCAAGTTGTGCATATGTTGAATATGGCATCAAATTGATGCTTGCTCCCAAATCCAATATGGCTTTAGCAACCTTTTTGTCCCCCATTGTAATATCAACGGTAAAGCTCCCACAGTCTTTCATCTTAGGAGGTAACTGTTGTTGGAGAATTGCACTTGCTGTTTCAGACACCATAACTTTTTCATTGTTTCCATATCTCCTCTTATTGGAATTCAGTTCCttaaagaacttagcataAGCTGGTATATTCCTGATCACATCCAACAAGGGCAAATTAATGTTAACTTTAGAAAgtatatcaaaaatttcaaaaaattgcTTATCCtgtttgctttctttcaaTCTGTTAGGGAACGGAATATGAGGCTTATAAGGCTCAGTTGCCTTATGAAACTCAGGGCCTGAAAACGCCTCATTGTCTTTCTCTTTCTGCCCAAGATTAGGCTCtattcttccttctttttgtaAACCTCTTTCAGTTATCTCTACATCAACTAGTCCACCTTCTTTTGATGTACCTGCGTAAGAAGAATCTTTTTCAATTAGATGTGTCTAAATAagtactcgcaagtgtacGAACCGAATGGTAGTTCGGGTAAGCTCatcacgaggtcgatctcacaAGGAATTGTAGAGCATATATCATAAAGACCAACTATCACACAAATTActgaaagtaaatataaacactctaagccgatgttttgagaatgatcttagtttaataaaagaaattaaataaccagaaagtaaatatgcaactaggatgattaatatgaactatatgataaaatagtatttagtctagcttttacttagtaatcccctTAATTCCTTAAGCCCTAATTTAacaaatgagatggtgatgtgccttttcccTAAGTTACttaagctaatgatgcaacttaggtttcttaaccaacata
The Ricinus communis isolate WT05 ecotype wild-type chromosome 1, ASM1957865v1, whole genome shotgun sequence DNA segment above includes these coding regions:
- the LOC125369750 gene encoding uncharacterized protein LOC125369750 — encoded protein: MHVKEGKRSEGGFHFYSQCFAGTSKEGGLVDVEITERGLQKEGRIEPNLGQKEKDNEAFSGPEFHKATEPYKPHIPFPNRLKESKQDKQFFEIFDILSKVNINLPLLDVIRNIPAYAKFFKELNSNKRRYGNNEKVMVSETASAILQQQLPPKMKDCGSFTVDITMGDKKVAKAILDLGASINLMPYSTYAQLGLGESKPTTMSLQLVDMSIKYPRGIMEDLLIQVGKLIIPVDFVVLDMEGTSARDKEQTILLGRPFMATTKTLIDVHNGKSTIAVLGGLRI